A region from the Leishmania panamensis strain MHOM/PA/94/PSC-1 chromosome 20 sequence genome encodes:
- a CDS encoding exosome subunit rrp6p-like protein (TriTrypDB/GeneDB-style sysID: LpmP.20.2780): MPAEAGDVVLPSTKDVVSAVFGSVKEYSKLSGQLPLDDYEYHLAFPGFRKHIRDDSETLVALMDACTQLLPKRRRTSLCSEEDPRSGAVHLVETQRTAVMEAIDSLLENVDSLLDEVKGRKLDAQEQLSVTFGSELMALQHRNGVAGPAEASSGRGGLVSLAHIRRPQLLFDTPPDNSLAPFVPHYCDASGQYHLGVAGQHPFEGVIRAFVIPESQLLPREEVPPMPLDTCPLSFVDTPAAMQAMVAKLLLSSEIAVDLEHHDFYSYQGITCLMQISTREEDFIVDCLQLRSLMGALAPVFLNPLILKVLHGAREDIRWLQKDFSLYLVNFFDTGVALQTLHMPYSLAFAVDHFCQVKLNKKFQTADWRVRPLSAEMVHYARQDTHFLLYVYDRLKALLLNSEGRAIVGNLLVHVYKESKQLSLQLYEKPHVVPEETYKIALGRSLSGLNKVQEKVARDVFNWRDSAAREVDDSPTAVLHLSSVLAIASKLPATAKELLRCCAPPTAVVRDNVALLVDFVKDAVANGKDDVAAKAHTMRDNGESVDDWNDGAMTAAKKEWEFYRSLCPTGVHRPMTGTLPSLASVVKTVAPAEVSQAERSALLSHTTPSQWFTAMQALSRVLATRPPQRVELPGADVFVARQTATAADQAAKDAEEKKTESGAVSNSCSSSVSELAQEADEEELTMGATTAQSAEDQSAPVIPVDKRAFSIKQKYGIGGKGKAKKTGKGTSWQVK, translated from the coding sequence ATGCCAGCCGAAGCTGGTGATGTTGTACTTCCTTCGACGAAGGATGTCGTTTCCGCTGTCTTTGGGTCTGTGAAAGAGTACAGTAAGCTCTCTGGGCAACTTCCACTGGATGACTACGAGTACCACCTCGCCTTTCCGGGATTCCGCAAGCATATTCGCGATGATAGTGAAACGCTTGTTGCACTGATGGATGCATGCACACAGCTCCTTCCAAAGCGGCGGCGTACAAGTCTCTGCTCGGAAGAGGATCCGCGCAGTGGTGCGGTACACCTCGTTGAGACACAGCGCACTGCTGTTATGGAGGCAATCGACTCGCTTCTAGAAAACGTCGACTCTCTTCTCGACGAGGTGAAGGGGCGTAAGCTCGACGCACAGGAGCAGCTCTCCGTCACGTTTGGGTCCGAACTGATGGCTTTGCAGCATCGCAACGGGGTTGCTGGTCCTGCTGAAGCAAGTAGTGGGCGCGGAGGTCTGGTATCTCTGGCCCACATCCGGCGCCCGCAGTTGTTGTTCGACACCCCTCCGGACAACTCGTTAGCGCCGTTTGTGCCGCACTACTGCGACGCATCGGGGCAGTATCACCTTGGGGTGGCTGGGCAGCACCCTTTTGAGGGGGTGATCAGAGCCTTTGTCATCCCAGAGTCCCAGCTGCTCCCGCGGGAAGAGGTACCGCCGATGCCACTGGACACCTGTCCGCTCTCTTTTGTGGATACCCCCGCGGCGATGCAAGCGATGGTCGCGAAGCTGTTGTTGTCAAGCGAGATCGCTGTGGACTTGGAGCACCACGACTTCTACAGCTATCAGGGCATTACTTGCCTCATGCAAATCAGCACTCGCGAGGAGGACTTCATTGTCGactgcctgcagctgcgctctTTGATGGGGGCTTTAGCGCCGGTTTTTCTGAACCCGTTGATTCTTAAAGTGCTGCACGGCGCGCGCGAAGATATTCGGTGGCTGCAGAAggatttctctctctacctggTGAACTTCTTCGACACTGGAGTGGCGCTACAAACACTGCACATGCCATACAGCCTCGCCTTTGCCGTCGACCACTTCTGCCAGGTGAAGTTGAACAAGAAGTTCCAGACGGCCGACTGGCGTGTAAGGCCGCTGTCCGCAGAGATGGTGCACTACGCACGGCAAGACACACACTTTCTCCTCTACGTGTATGACCGATTGAAGGCACTACTGTTGAACAGCGAGGGCCGCGCCATTGTTGGTAATCTGCTCGTGCACGTCTACAAAGAGAGCAAACAGCTCTCCCTACAGCTCTACGAGAAGCCACACGTGGTGCCTGAAGAGACGTACAAGATTGCGCTGGGCCGCAGCCTTAGTGGACTGAACAAGGTGCAGGAGAAGGTTGCGCGCGACGTATTCAACTGGAGGGACTCAGCAGCACGTGAGGTGGATGATTCACCCacggctgtgctgcacctgTCCTCGGTGTTGGCCATTGCCTCTAAGCTCCCAGCAACAGCGAAGGAGCTGCTTCGTTGCTGCGCGCCACCAACGGCGGTCGTGCGCGACAACGTCGCCCTCCTTGTGGACTTCGTTAAGGATGCCGTTGCGAATGGCAAGGATGACGTGGCGGCGAAGGCGCACACCATGCGAGACAATGGAGAATCAGTCGACGACTGGAACGACGGTGCGATGACAGCGGCAAAAAAGGAGTGGGAATTCTATCGCTCCCTCTGCCCCACAGGCGTGCACCGCCCCATGACAGGAACTCTGCCTTCCTTGGCCAGTGTGGTTAAGACGGTGGCACCAGCCGAGGTCTCTCAGGCGGAACGCtccgcccttctctcgcacACGACGCCGTCACAGTGGTTCACCGCCATGCAAGCCCTGTCTCGTGTTCTCGCTACTcgtccaccgcagcgcgtcgAGCTTCCGGGCGCCGATGTGTTTGTCGCCCGCCAGACAGCTACAGCAGCGGACCAAGCTGCGAAGGATgctgaagagaaaaagacagagagcggCGCAGTCTCTaacagctgcagctcgaGCGTCAGCGAGCTGGCTCAGGAAGCCGACGAAGAGGAGTTGACCAtgggcgccaccaccgcacagAGTGCCGAGGACCAATCGGCACCCGTCATACCGGTCGACAAACGGGCCTTCTCTATCAAGCAGAAGTACGGCATCGGAGGCAAGGGAAAGGCTAAAAAGACTGGCAAAGGAACGTCATGGCAGGTGAAGTAG
- a CDS encoding phosphatidylinositol-4-phosphate-5-kinase-likep ro tein (TriTrypDB/GeneDB-style sysID: LpmP.20.2790) has product MPLNRELLASVRLEAVSESDWMEEGYDKANDSRSAGADGSVQGASPNTDGNDDQNAATKKVIHCLKIALERVITSISLPEKRRPLNPQKDFSIASTINFSASRRAETIACCGPNAASVKKARGQQMRDSRTPVIGGPNRQGHRLRGEASHVLPMDEAMLRSEDDIDRNYGGLTTSGGIFESTVTRENRLHRSLARTQTLVDFSTDDEDDEDEEAIPPASFTFTDFSPMCYRHIREFFHVDSTAYCDVLCNSRWHSIPTPGKSAAQLFFCGRDWVIKTMTEQESNFLCKILHRYYYHVRDNPFTLLPHFVGHYRLRIGRNTHIFIIMQNVFATTNTIHEKFDLKGSTIGRFASDAEKRRTTFTQKDLDINSPMHLGMERRLLLIDQVKKDCEFLKRSMIMDYSFLVGIHVLPMTGNTLSSVNPGGLLGMLTRSVTDATLRTITTLGYTTAGDRLESPGADVAEFARSGVFLDGRCFTADQGGMLSNKVPGLRQEIYYIGIIDILQEYTARKALENAVLGSIYDRKRISCVQPNDYAARFIAFISSIIV; this is encoded by the coding sequence ATGCCTCTTAACCGAGAACTGTTGGCGTCCGTGAGGCTGGAGGCTGTGAGTGAATCGGACTGGATGGAGGAGGGATACGATAAAGCGAATGACAGTCGCTCCGCCGGCGCGGACGGCTCTGTACAGGGTGCTTCTCCGAACACCGACGGTAATGACGATCAAAACGCAGCCACCAAGAAGGTAATTCACTGCTTGAAAATAGCACTAGAGCGCGTTATTACGAGCATCTCTCTTCCGGAGAAACGTCGGCCATTGAACCCACAGAAGGACTTTTCCATTGCATCAACGATCAACTTCAGCGCGTCTCGCCGGGCCGAGACGATCGCCTGCTGCGGGCCCAACGCCGCTAGTGTGAAGAAGGCGCGTGGCCAGCAGATGAGAGATTCCCGCACACCAGTCATCGGTGGTCCCAATCGGCAAGGACACCGCCTACGAGGCGAGGCATCTCATGTTCTCCCCATGGACGAAGCTATGTTGAGGTCAGAGGATGACATTGACCGCAACTACGGCGGTTTGACAACATCCGGAGGGATCTTTGAGTCTACTGTCACCCGGGAGAACCGCCTTCATCGGTCGCTGGCACGAACACAGACGCTTGTGGACTTTTCGACAGATGACGAGGACGATGAAGACGAGGAAGCCATTCCGCCTGCGAGCTTCACCTTCACAGATTTCTCCCCGATGTGCTACCGCCACATCCGCGAGTTCTTTCACGTAGACTCGACGGCGTACTGTGACGTGCTGTGCAACAGTCGCTGGCACAGCATCCCCACACCCGGTAAgtcggctgcgcagctcttcttctgcgGCCGCGATTGGGTGATAAAAACGATGACGGAACAGGAGAGTAACTTTCTATGCAAAATCCTACACCGGTACTATTATCACGTGCGCGACAACCCTTTCACACTTCTCCCGCACTTTGTGGGTCATTATCGACTTCGCATCGGCAGGAACACACACATCTTCATCATAATGCAAAACGTCTTTGCGACCACCAATACGATCCACGAGAAGTTCGACCTGAAGGGCAGTACAATCGGCCGCTTTGCCTCTGACGCTGAGAAGCGCCGGACAACGTTCACGCAGAAGGACCTTGATATCAATAGTCCGATGCACCTTGGCATGGAACGGCGGCTCTTGCTGATTGACCAGGTCAAGAAGGACTGCGAGTTTCTGAAGCGATCCATGATTATGGACTACTCATTCCTGGTTGGCATACACGTGTTGCCGATGACAGGTAACACCTTGTCCTCTGTGAACCCCGGCGGATTGCTAGGTATGCTGACACGCAGTGTGACAGACGCCACATTGAGGACAATCACCACTTTAGGGTATACTACCGCAGGGGATCGACTAGAATCACCCGGTGCTGATGTTGCTGAATTCGCACGCAGCGGTGTGTTCCTCGACGGCCGCTGCTTCACCGCTGATCAGGGTGGCATGTTGAGCAACAAGGTGCCTGGACTGCGACAGGAAATATACTACATCGGCATCATTGACATTTTGCAAGAGTACACCGCACGTAAAGCTCTCGAGAATGCTGTGCTCGGGTCCATATATGATCGTAAACGCATTTCATGTGTCCAACCGAACGACTACGCAGCTCGTTTCATTGCGTTCATCTCATCTATCATTGTGTAG
- a CDS encoding hypothetical protein (TriTrypDB/GeneDB-style sysID: LpmP.20.2770), whose protein sequence is MLPATDSARLGMIQAAVETATAGRNTNRSFYAQSEVAGRRVSRVTSLDDRGAGAVPCPDASASTSTQRTNDVAIAASSAPDEQQSQAQLQSPQEGWEPPIEEMVNNAVIHLDKPIEHIPVISPPELKLIGRCVTFIGDTTINGESSSFFYKGLVGTINKETVMLIHVYRYTEEDFQLHKLEHRQTLEIHENLKSSAPESAVTSMNNDLCDFSNGNLGGTAREETEANHHNNNLDCVRNTIDADNIQNSNGNDLEFGNEGLSVTEHQEMLNLLNELGETHAEVATRVRNRMREQMGTMGPIPYVTFSRSHIHHVEFGVDPKSSFYSIFQDPMKEHFDMQCLRMFVRRYIIHTSQGNNPRQVPLRAFITSRCNCPDLNDNLLVSVTREELAHLIKIDRDVRRIKKKKEQIRRNALRAYRAPNGLFRLTGILFLTHMPQQTFTIAAMELLMTLVMLLYTIITVVTAESNIIAPYFAKVYSYVLATIIISVLAAGCTSLHALRMTLPIRERIYLSVLRVFFALAVIACSTTTMIIAGERAGYERFLRFADSEDVAHRLCNFYSAHRCSGLDIPCTSIRADLRFCDCPTMTYDSYPCETFIITYIQRGLIPIVCIAFILFATFFFDNYLHVRLFHIAHLLQRRL, encoded by the coding sequence atgCTCCCGGCAACCGACTCAGCTCGGTTGGGAATGATCCAGGCTGCCGTGGAAACAGCGACAGCTGGACGGAACACCAACAGGAGTTTTTACGCTCAGTCTGAGGTGGCCGGCCGCCGTGTGAGTAGAGTCACGTCTCTCGACGATCGAGGAGCTGGGGCTGTACCCTGCCCCGACGCGAGTGCGTCCACTTCCACGCAGCGTACAAATGATGTTGCCATCGCGGCCTCATCGGCCCCAGatgagcagcagtcgcaggcacagctgcagtcgCCGCAAGAGGGGTGGGAGCCACCCATCGAGGAGATGGTCAACAATGCTGTGATTCATCTGGATAAGCCTATCGAACACATCCCAGTGATTTCGCCGCCCGAGTTGAAGCTGATTGGGCGGTGTGTCACCTTCATAGGAGACACCACCATCAACGGCGAGagctcttcttttttctaCAAGGGCCTAGTTGGTACAATCAACAAGGAAACCGTGATGCTGATCCATGTGTACCGATACACGGAGGAGGATTTCCAACTCCACAAGTTAGAGCACAGACAGACTTTAGAAATCCATGAAAACTTAAAGTCTTCAGCACCAGAGAGCGCCGTCACGTCGATGAACAATGACTTATGTGATTTTTCCAATGGCAACTTGGGCGGCACAGCACGTGAGGAGACTGAAGCGAaccaccacaacaacaaTCTCGACTGCGTGCGCAACACCATTGATGCTGATAATATCCAGAACTCTAATGGAAACGACTTGGAGTTCGGCAACGAGGGCCTCAGCGTCACAGAGCACCAGGAAATGCTGAATTTGCTGAACGAGCTTGGGGAGACCCACGCGGAAGTAGCGACACGGGTACGCAATCGTATGCGAGAGCAAATGGGCACCATGGGCCCGATTCCGTACGTCACCTTTTCTCGATCACACATCCACCATGTGGAGTTTGGTGTTGATCCGAAAAGCAGTTTTTACTCCATTTTCCAGGATCCGATGAAGGAGCACTTTGACATGCAGTGCCTACGCATGTTCGTACGAAGGTACATTATTCACACCTCTCAGGGCAACAACCCGCGCCAGGTCCCGCTGCGCGCCTTTATCACGTCTCGCTGCAACTGCCCGGACCTCAACGACAACCTCCTTGTGAGCGTCACACGCGAGGAACTTGCACACCTTATCAAAATCGACCGCGACGTGAGGCGCataaagaagaaaaaggagcagaTACGGCGCAACGCGTTGCGCGCGTACCGCGCACCGAACGGGCTCTTCCGCCTGACCGGcattctcttcctcacccatATGCCTCAGCAAACCTTCACCATTGCAGCGATGGAGCTTTTGATGACGCTGGTGATGCTCCTCTACACGATCATCACTGTCGTGACAGCTGAGTCCAACATTATTGCCCCCTACTTCGCCAAGGTATACTCATACGTACTTGCTACAATTATTATCTCGGTATTGGCTGCAGGGTGTACTTCTCTTCACGCGCTTCGTATGACACTTCCGATTCGTGAGCGCATATACCTGTCAGTGTTGCGTGTCTTTTTCGCACTGGCCGTCATTGCCTGCtccacgacgacgatgatCATCGCAGGTGAACGGGCTGGTTATGAGAGGTTCCTGCGTTTCGCGGATAGCGAAGATGTAGCACATCGACTGTGCAACTTCTACAGCGCTCACCGGTGCAGTGGCCTAGATATTCCGTGTACCAGCATTCGCGCAGACCTGAGGTTCTGCGACTGCCCAACCATGACGTACGACAGCTACCCTTGTGAAACGTTTATAATCACTTACATTCAGCGTGGCCTGATTCCGATAGTGTGCATTGCGTTCATCTTATTCGCTACCTTTTTCTTTGATAATTATCTGCACGTCCGTCTCTTCCATATTGCGCATCTTCTCCAACGCCGCTTATAG